A stretch of Miscanthus floridulus cultivar M001 chromosome 13, ASM1932011v1, whole genome shotgun sequence DNA encodes these proteins:
- the LOC136499363 gene encoding uncharacterized protein, producing the protein MADNQNGTVRIPWALAGRARGEEDADNGTGRGDGAPGAGLHTDRRTDRGQVACLGAGEGARRPDGPRRAGTGARQWGRAAVSGYGGAPAGPAGPRGRATRGLQGRAGGACWGARRGGCGGARRYGGCGWRAALRGRRGRVARAVGTRWRWPASAVGARGERQRQRELAAAG; encoded by the exons atggccgacaaccagaaCGGGACGGTTCGTATACCTTGGGCGTTGGCGGGACGTGCACGCGGAGAAGAAGACGCCGACAACGGGACAGGACGTGGCGACGGAG CGCCAGGGGCCGGGCTCCACACGGACAGACGGACGGACAGGGGCCAGGTGGCTTGCCTCGGGGCCGGGGAGGGGGCACGCCGGCCGGACGGGCCCCGACGCGCAGGGACAGGGGCGCGCCAGTGGGGCCGCGCCGCCGTCTCGGGCTACGGGGGCGCACCGGCAGGGCCTGCGGGGCCGCGGGGGCGCGCGACGCGGGGGCTGCAGGGGCGCGCCGGCGGGGCCTGctggggcgcgcggcgcgggggctgcggcggcgcgcggcgcTACGGGGGCTGCGGGTGGCGCGCGGCGCTGCGGGGGCGGCGGGGGCGCGTGGCGAGGGCTGTGGGGACGCGGTGGCGATGGCCGGCGAGCGCTGTGGGGGCGCGCGGCGAGCGGCAGCGGCAGAGGGAGCTGGCGGCGGCGGGGTAG